In one window of Solanum pennellii chromosome 2, SPENNV200 DNA:
- the LOC107010762 gene encoding LOW QUALITY PROTEIN: apyrase-like (The sequence of the model RefSeq protein was modified relative to this genomic sequence to represent the inferred CDS: inserted 1 base in 1 codon), which translates to MKRQNNFPLHFLVLLFLCHYSIASSHVRRLLLSHESEHYAVIFDAGSTGSRVHVFRFDTKLDLLPIGNHIEYFLAINPGLSSYANNPKAGALSLKPLLDKAEAVVPKDMQTQTPLKLGATAGLRLLKGDAAVKILQAVRDLFKNETTLNYKAEWVSVLDGTQEGSYFWVALNYLLGNLGKYERTVATIDLGGGSVQMTYAISKESAIKAPKVPNGEPYVLNKSLLGTNYDIYVHSYLNYGQLAARTEIFKASGNSSSSPCILGGYNGYYTYNGVAYKASSPKHGSSLKKCRTLAKKALKIKAPCKHKKCTFGGIWNGGGGQGFKNLYASSFFYDYAAMVGIIDPKKPSGXAKPIQYLHAAKLACNTKVKDIKSVFPNIDERNIPFICMDLVYEYTLLVDGFGLHPKQEITVVHEVKYKNYIVGAAWPLGCAIDVVSSSS; encoded by the exons ATGAAGAGGCAAAACAATTTTCCTCTtcactttttagttttgttgtttttgtgtcATTATTCTATTGCTTCATCTCATGTAAGAAGGTTACTTCTAAGCCATGAATCAGAGCATTATGCAGTGATATTTGATGCTGGAAGCACAGGAAGTAGAGTTCATGTCTTTCGTTTTGACACTAAATTGGATCTACTTCCCATTGGCAATCATATTGAATATTTTCTTGCG ATAAATCCAGGTCTAAGTTCATATGCAAATAATCCTAAAGCTGGAGCTCTTTCTCTAAAACCTCTTTTGGACAAAGCTGAAGCCGTGGTTCCAAAAGATATGCAGACTCAAACACCCCTTAAACTTGGG GCAACTGCTGGTTTGAGGTTATTAAAAGGTGATGCTGCTGTTAAAATATTGCAAGCG GTGAGGGatttatttaagaatgaaacTACTCTTAATTACAAGGCGGAATGGGTTTCAGTCCTCGATGGTACACAAGAAGGTTCATATTTTTGG GTAGCGTTGAACTACCTATTAGGAAATTTGGGTAAATATGAAAGAACAGTAGCTACAATTGATCTAGGAGGTGGATCAGTGCAAATGACATATGCCATCTCTAAAGAAAGTGCTATAAAGGCTCCCAAAGTACCAAATGGAGAGCCATATGTCCTTAATAAGTCTCTTTTGGGAACTAATTATGACATCTATGTTCACAG CTATTTAAACTATGGTCAATTAGCAGCTAGAACTGAAATTTTCAAAGCTTCTGGAAACTCATCAAGTAGTCCATGTATTTTGGGAGGTTATAATG GTTATTACACTTACAATGGAGTGGCTTACAAAGCATCATCACCAAAACATGGTTCAAGCTTGAAGAAATGTAGGACATTAGCTAAAAAAGCACTCAAAATTAAGGCACCATGCAAGCATAAAAAGTGTACATTTGGTGGGATTTGGAATGGTGGAGGTGGACAAGGATTCAAAAATCTCTATgcttcttctttcttctatGATTATGCAGCAATG GTTGGTATCATTGATCCCAAAAAGCCTTCTG GAGCTAAACCAATACAATACCTACATGCTGCAAAGCTTGCTTGCAACACCAAAGTAAAAGACATAAAATCAGTATTTCCTAACATTGATGAGAGAAACATACCTTTTATATGCATGGACTTGGTATATGAGTACACTTTGCTTGTTGATGGATTTG GGCTGCATCCCAAACAAGAGATCACAGTGGTGCATGAAGTTAAATACAAGAATTATATTGTTGGAGCTGCTTGGCCCTTGGGTTGTGCCATTGATGTTGTTTCATCTTCCTCCTGA
- the LOC107009030 gene encoding BTB/POZ domain-containing protein At4g08455 — MRRGHHRRRSSTPSVDFGVDDEEEEESEAQMKCVSCKEDYSSRDAGTCRECYEEASETEEELKREIEDLKAKVNFLRFWSPSQHLHQQQRTTPFFSDIVLVASHDESGKSTPHPVPVPANRALLASRSPVFRAMLENEMEESLSGTIKISDVSYEALRAFVTYLYTADACLDELMACDLLVLAEKYQVNHLKTYCEKFLISKLNWENSLPNYGFAHQHNAKKLLDAALSLIMENMDKLSKREEYKELVDKDPRLVVEIYEAYLSKQVNTAVQKDPVAKA, encoded by the exons atgAGACGGGGGCATCACCGGCGTCGATCATCGACACCGTCAGTGGACTTCGGAGTAGacgatgaagaagaagaagaatcagAAGCTCAAATGAAGTGCGTTTCATGCAAGGAGGATTACAGTTCACGTGACGCCGGCACTTGCAGGGAGTGTTACGAAGAAGCTAGCGAGACTGAGGAAGAGCTCAAGCGTGAGATCGAAGACCTTAAAGCCAAAGTGAACTTCCTCCGTTTCTGGAGTCCATCCCAGCACCTCCACCAACAACAACGAACTACACCCTTTTTCTCTGACATCGTTTTGGTCGCTTCCCATGATGAATCCGGCAAATCAACCCCTCACCCTGTTCCCGTTCCTGCAAATCGCGCTCTTCTG GCCAGTCGTTCCCCAGTGTTCAGAGCTATGCTTGAAAATGAGATGGAAGAAAGCCTCAGTGGCACGATTAAAATCAGTGATGTGTCTTATGAAGCACTTCGTGCCTTTGTGACCTATTTATACACCGCTGATGCATGCCTGGATGAGCTTATGGCTTGTGACCTTCTAGTGTTGGCAGAAAAATACCAAGTGAATCATCTGAAGACATATTGTGAGAAGTTCCTAATTTCCAAGTTAAACTGGGAGAACTCACTTCCTAACTATGGATTTGCTCACCAGCATAATGCAAAGAAGTTGCTTGATGCAGCGCTTTCATTGATCATGGAAAACATGGACAAGCTGAGCAAGCGAGAAGAATACAAAGAACTCGTGGACAAAGATCCCAGGCTAGTTGTAGAAATCTATGAAGCTTACCTTTCCAAACAGGTTAACACTGCTGTGCAGAAAGATCCAGTTGCTAAAGCATAG